One genomic region from Conexibacter woesei Iso977N encodes:
- a CDS encoding glycosyltransferase family 87 protein — protein sequence MSTASTAEPQPRRRTLAPVADAENAATLTRAMTYAVLIGLFVAGAWMYREAYYQGLPFPKNTFLFVPGSHFGDLYDFFKPLQAHDPLNYPYAVYPPFSYIVMEPFVWAGYQGSIVLWVGLAAVAIGGFLARQLSFLPPIDRIAAVFALTFATYPFLISLDRGNIELVITVLLVALAWAWQTDRWVVAALAIGAMTAMKGYPIIFAAPLLVGRQWRALALCIVSAGLLTVLGSIYYNFDVVHTWNLLHARLTFYNDTYVIGDAGLAYGCSLFGPLKLLLVDVLGGDAATVRSAIPYYEAATVVILAGSVWVLWRRRLALWQQMTLLVCLLNLLPTVSGGYKLLHLVIPIGLFLRDGSRDPFRWVYMLLFALLMIPKAYFFFRLGGSVSDIVVLDPLLMTLLVVLVVVSAFRTREETAEPAPAAAAATEPGYSPA from the coding sequence ATGAGCACCGCATCCACCGCCGAGCCGCAGCCGCGCCGCCGGACCCTGGCCCCCGTCGCCGACGCCGAGAACGCCGCCACCCTGACCCGGGCGATGACCTACGCCGTGCTGATCGGCCTCTTCGTCGCCGGCGCCTGGATGTACCGCGAGGCCTACTACCAGGGCCTGCCCTTCCCGAAGAACACGTTCCTGTTCGTCCCTGGCTCGCACTTCGGCGACCTCTACGACTTCTTCAAGCCGCTCCAGGCCCACGACCCGCTGAACTACCCGTACGCGGTCTACCCGCCGTTCAGCTACATCGTGATGGAGCCGTTCGTGTGGGCCGGCTACCAGGGCTCGATCGTGCTGTGGGTCGGCCTGGCCGCCGTCGCCATCGGCGGGTTCCTGGCGCGCCAGCTGAGCTTCCTCCCGCCGATCGACCGGATCGCGGCGGTGTTCGCGCTGACGTTCGCGACCTACCCGTTCCTGATCTCGCTGGACCGCGGCAACATCGAGCTCGTGATCACGGTGCTGCTGGTCGCGCTCGCATGGGCCTGGCAGACCGACCGCTGGGTCGTCGCGGCGCTCGCCATCGGCGCGATGACCGCGATGAAGGGCTACCCGATCATCTTCGCGGCGCCGCTGCTGGTCGGCCGCCAGTGGCGGGCGCTGGCGTTGTGCATCGTCTCCGCCGGCCTGCTCACGGTGCTGGGCAGCATCTACTACAACTTCGACGTCGTCCACACGTGGAACCTGCTGCACGCGCGGCTGACGTTCTACAACGACACCTACGTGATCGGCGACGCGGGCCTGGCCTACGGGTGCAGCCTCTTCGGCCCGTTGAAGCTCCTGCTCGTCGACGTGCTCGGCGGCGACGCGGCGACCGTGAGGTCGGCGATCCCGTACTACGAGGCCGCGACGGTCGTCATCCTCGCCGGCTCGGTCTGGGTGCTGTGGCGGCGCAGGCTCGCGCTCTGGCAGCAGATGACGTTGCTGGTGTGCCTGCTGAACCTGCTGCCGACCGTCTCCGGCGGCTACAAGCTGCTGCACCTGGTCATCCCGATCGGCCTGTTCCTGCGCGACGGCTCGCGCGACCCGTTCCGCTGGGTCTACATGTTGCTGTTCGCGCTGCTGATGATCCCCAAGGCCTACTTCTTCTTTCGGCTCGGCGGCTCGGTCAGCGACATCGTCGTCCTCGACCCGCTGCTGATGACGCTGCTCGTCGTCCTGGTCGTCGTCAGCGCGTTCCGGACCCGCGAGGAGACGGCCGAGCCTGCGCCCGCTGCCGCTGCGGCGACGGAGCCGGGTTACTCTCCCGCCTGA
- a CDS encoding glycosyltransferase yields MSLRLWIVTPVYLDVPSFLMLREHVLRAIQEEPALPPLTVQFVVADDTGGLDPEMEQVDQLDDVRIIEPPFNLGHQRAIVYALRTVAGDMDDEDLVVTMDADGEDAPSDVPRLLIELIAAQSDRTLVLALRSQRSESHTFRLFYRLFRAGFKIATGTVVRSGNFAAYHGWFARRVLAHPNFDLCYSSTLTSLQLDTRAVECDRSTRYAGQSRMSFSKLVRHGVSMLMPYLDRIAIRAMIAFSVVIGVCTVLGIAVVANKLFTSYATPGWATTALLGLGISSLLALGNFVVLFAVYSQSRGLSLSDLEHQDHGSTRHPSSAPDRTPL; encoded by the coding sequence ATGAGCCTTCGCCTGTGGATCGTCACGCCCGTCTACCTGGACGTGCCCAGCTTCCTGATGCTCCGCGAGCATGTCCTGCGCGCGATCCAGGAAGAGCCGGCGCTGCCGCCGCTGACCGTGCAGTTCGTCGTCGCCGACGACACCGGCGGCCTGGATCCCGAGATGGAGCAGGTCGACCAGCTCGACGACGTCCGGATCATCGAGCCGCCGTTCAACCTCGGACACCAGCGCGCGATCGTCTACGCGCTGCGCACGGTCGCGGGCGACATGGACGACGAGGACCTCGTCGTGACGATGGACGCCGACGGCGAGGACGCGCCCTCCGACGTGCCACGCCTGCTGATCGAGCTCATCGCCGCGCAGTCGGACCGCACGCTCGTGCTCGCGCTGCGCTCGCAGCGGTCGGAGTCCCACACCTTCCGCCTCTTCTACAGGCTCTTCCGCGCGGGCTTCAAGATCGCGACCGGCACGGTCGTCCGCTCCGGCAACTTCGCCGCCTACCACGGCTGGTTCGCACGCCGCGTGCTCGCCCACCCGAACTTCGACCTCTGCTACTCGTCGACGCTGACCAGCCTCCAGCTCGACACCCGCGCGGTCGAGTGCGATCGCTCCACGCGCTACGCAGGGCAGTCGCGGATGAGCTTCTCCAAGCTCGTGCGCCACGGCGTGAGCATGTTGATGCCCTACTTGGACCGGATCGCGATCCGCGCGATGATCGCGTTCTCGGTCGTCATCGGCGTGTGCACTGTCCTCGGCATCGCGGTCGTCGCCAACAAGCTGTTCACGTCGTACGCGACGCCGGGCTGGGCCACGACGGCCCTGCTCGGCCTCGGCATCTCGTCGCTGCTGGCGCTGGGCAACTTCGTCGTCCTGTTCGCTGTCTACTCGCAGTCGCGCGGCCTGTCGCTCTCCGACCTCGAGCACCAGGACCATGGCTCGACGCGCCACCCGTCCTCTGCCCCCGACCGAACTCCACTATGA
- a CDS encoding GtrA family protein — MDAARPSLLNTWLLGHGMAPERVRFVLVGALNTVVGLGFFALFNALIGDSGHYAYLATVVIAQALGVQFAFCTQRLIVFRARGGRIVHELLRFYLVYSVGLIANLAVLPVLVEVAGLPVFPAQVVFTVGLAVVTYLAGRRFVFRLHRP, encoded by the coding sequence ATGGACGCTGCACGGCCGTCCCTGCTCAACACCTGGCTGCTCGGTCACGGCATGGCCCCGGAGCGCGTCCGCTTCGTCCTCGTCGGTGCGCTCAACACGGTCGTTGGCCTCGGCTTCTTCGCGCTGTTCAACGCGCTGATCGGCGACTCCGGCCACTACGCCTACCTGGCGACGGTCGTCATCGCTCAGGCCCTCGGCGTGCAGTTCGCCTTCTGCACGCAGCGCCTGATCGTCTTCCGCGCGCGCGGCGGGCGGATCGTGCACGAGCTGTTGCGCTTCTACCTCGTCTACTCTGTGGGCCTCATCGCGAACCTCGCGGTCCTGCCGGTGCTCGTGGAAGTCGCGGGCCTCCCGGTGTTCCCGGCACAGGTGGTGTTCACGGTCGGCCTCGCGGTCGTCACCTACCTCGCCGGACGGAGGTTCGTGTTCCGCCTTCACCGCCCATGA
- a CDS encoding MOSC domain-containing protein, with amino-acid sequence MSSRHTLRSTLAACIAQVVAAPAFDVPLDEAERLAWLGERGLGLVPVDDVGSFAWAGSWVALRPSLEDGEPRAVVMFGVPSGVIWDPAGTRDELLSGWVVAPLELAAWPPVAVAEIASGVVEDIVIAPAKTAPVSSISSAYAEPGLGLRGDRYFVGDGTFASGRPGSALTLVEAEVLESLAAARGAPVDHRRNLVVRGTDLNALVGVDFTVGAVRCRGRRLCEPCAHLDRLNGGALLRPMVHRGGLRADILEPGEIHVGDPLIPCPA; translated from the coding sequence GTGTCGTCCCGCCACACCCTGCGCTCGACGCTCGCCGCGTGCATCGCGCAGGTCGTCGCGGCGCCGGCGTTCGACGTGCCGCTGGACGAGGCGGAGCGGCTGGCGTGGCTGGGCGAGCGGGGGCTGGGGCTGGTGCCGGTGGACGATGTCGGCTCGTTCGCCTGGGCCGGGTCGTGGGTGGCGTTGCGGCCGTCGCTCGAGGACGGGGAGCCGCGCGCGGTCGTGATGTTCGGGGTCCCCAGCGGGGTGATCTGGGATCCCGCGGGGACGCGCGACGAGCTGCTGTCCGGGTGGGTCGTGGCGCCGCTGGAGCTGGCGGCGTGGCCGCCGGTGGCGGTGGCGGAGATCGCTTCCGGGGTCGTGGAGGACATCGTGATCGCGCCTGCGAAGACCGCGCCGGTGTCGTCGATCTCCTCCGCCTACGCCGAACCCGGGCTCGGCCTGCGCGGCGACCGGTACTTCGTGGGCGACGGGACGTTCGCCTCGGGCCGCCCGGGCTCCGCGCTGACGCTGGTCGAGGCGGAGGTGCTGGAGTCGCTCGCCGCTGCGCGCGGCGCCCCGGTCGACCACCGCCGCAACCTCGTCGTGCGCGGGACCGACCTCAACGCGCTCGTCGGCGTCGACTTCACGGTCGGGGCCGTCAGGTGCCGCGGCCGCCGGCTGTGCGAGCCCTGCGCGCATCTGGATCGCCTCAACGGCGGCGCGCTGCTGCGGCCCATGGTCCACCGCGGCGGGTTGCGCGCCGACATCCTCGAACCCGGCGAGATCCACGTCGGCGACCCCCTGATCCCATGCCCCGCCTGA
- a CDS encoding glycosyltransferase encodes MPRLRRRDDEPPPPPPAAEPVLAAVPWPLADLLQSGPTPLSDRQRLGSAVTLVLPPGAATPRAAGVPPELLAALEGEGFALTTLTADEAEHALAAEVDPPAGSLADADVVLAAGWAAAPAVLMAEGVRARAVLPTADAPPLADLGWADGALPVLGPAWLGGELPAGADAAYVPKPVHRREDLVLVHGEEPFGLLAAAILAERRDDLTFAVTGVREDLALPFRFLGVEPGPEALAHAFASATVAIAPSVRGWRPAAVAMLACGQAVVAPDDAPTCSALGDAASYARGPLEAAAAVEDFLRDPDYALRAERARAGFALVPGGWADTAASLAAHLRAL; translated from the coding sequence ATGCCCCGCCTGAGACGCCGCGACGACGAGCCACCGCCACCGCCGCCCGCGGCCGAGCCGGTGCTCGCGGCGGTGCCGTGGCCGCTGGCCGATCTGCTCCAGTCGGGCCCGACGCCGCTGTCAGACCGCCAACGCCTCGGCTCCGCGGTGACGCTCGTCCTGCCCCCGGGTGCCGCGACGCCGCGCGCCGCGGGCGTGCCGCCCGAGCTCCTCGCGGCGCTCGAAGGCGAGGGCTTCGCGCTCACCACCCTCACCGCCGACGAAGCCGAGCACGCGCTCGCCGCCGAGGTCGATCCTCCGGCGGGGTCGCTCGCCGACGCCGACGTCGTCCTCGCGGCCGGCTGGGCCGCGGCTCCGGCAGTCCTGATGGCGGAGGGCGTGCGCGCGCGGGCGGTGCTGCCGACGGCCGACGCTCCGCCGCTGGCCGACCTCGGCTGGGCGGACGGCGCGCTGCCGGTGCTCGGTCCGGCGTGGCTCGGCGGCGAGCTGCCGGCGGGGGCCGACGCGGCCTATGTCCCGAAGCCCGTCCACCGGCGCGAGGACCTCGTGCTGGTGCACGGGGAGGAGCCGTTCGGGCTGCTCGCGGCGGCGATCCTGGCCGAGCGGCGCGACGACCTGACGTTCGCGGTCACCGGCGTCCGGGAGGACCTCGCGCTGCCGTTCAGGTTCCTGGGCGTCGAGCCCGGCCCGGAGGCGCTGGCGCACGCGTTCGCGTCGGCGACGGTGGCGATCGCGCCGTCGGTCCGCGGCTGGCGCCCGGCGGCGGTCGCGATGCTCGCGTGCGGCCAGGCGGTCGTGGCGCCCGACGACGCGCCGACCTGCTCCGCGCTGGGCGACGCCGCGTCCTACGCGCGCGGCCCGCTCGAGGCCGCCGCGGCCGTCGAGGACTTCCTCCGCGACCCCGACTACGCGCTGCGCGCCGAGCGCGCGCGGGCCGGCTTCGCCCTCGTCCCGGGCGGTTGGGCGGACACCGCAGCCTCGCTCGCGGCGCACCTGCGCGCCCTCTGA
- a CDS encoding COX15/CtaA family protein, giving the protein MSRLDRLRERWPVSPRVHAYAAWAALILFTLIVISGAAVRLTGSGLGCPEWPRCNGTSVTPSNGHAYIEFSNRMITTPVSIAAVLCLVFALLRRPYRRDFTVLGALLAVGVLVQAILGGITVLTGLNPVTVMSHFLLSMATIVFAVTLVWRVVRERRALAESPSHDALLVWLTRALTVLGGVVVVVGTAVTASGPYAGGEGTDDTVSRLSIFGTDTFRTVIMVHARVAAVFGVCAVALWFFARMRGARDVFWPLTAVCVAVAVTGAIGTLQYHILNYPAWTVWLHVASVTLTWNALVWSWLAAGRTAPAPVPADPERPLAASVA; this is encoded by the coding sequence ATGTCCCGTCTCGATCGCCTGCGTGAGCGGTGGCCGGTCAGCCCGCGAGTGCACGCGTACGCCGCGTGGGCGGCGCTGATCCTCTTCACGCTCATCGTCATCTCGGGGGCCGCGGTGCGGCTCACGGGGTCCGGGCTCGGCTGCCCGGAGTGGCCGCGCTGCAACGGGACGTCGGTCACGCCGTCCAACGGCCACGCCTACATCGAGTTCTCGAACCGGATGATCACGACGCCGGTCTCGATCGCCGCGGTGCTCTGCCTCGTCTTCGCGCTGCTGCGCCGGCCCTACCGGCGCGACTTCACGGTGCTCGGCGCGCTGCTGGCGGTCGGCGTCCTGGTCCAGGCGATCCTCGGCGGGATCACCGTGCTGACCGGGCTGAACCCCGTGACGGTCATGTCGCACTTCCTGCTGTCGATGGCGACGATCGTCTTCGCTGTGACGCTCGTGTGGCGCGTGGTGCGCGAGCGGCGCGCGCTTGCGGAGAGCCCGTCCCACGACGCGTTGTTGGTGTGGTTGACCCGCGCGCTGACCGTGCTCGGCGGCGTTGTTGTCGTCGTTGGCACCGCGGTGACCGCGTCCGGGCCGTACGCCGGGGGCGAGGGGACCGACGACACCGTCTCGCGCTTGAGCATCTTCGGGACCGACACGTTCAGGACGGTGATCATGGTCCACGCCCGCGTGGCGGCCGTGTTCGGCGTCTGCGCGGTCGCGCTCTGGTTCTTCGCGCGCATGCGCGGAGCGAGGGACGTCTTCTGGCCCCTGACCGCGGTGTGCGTGGCGGTCGCGGTGACTGGCGCGATCGGGACCCTCCAGTACCACATCCTCAACTACCCGGCCTGGACCGTCTGGCTCCACGTCGCCTCCGTGACCCTGACCTGGAACGCCCTCGTCTGGTCCTGGCTGGCCGCCGGCCGCACCGCCCCCGCACCAGTACCCGCAGACCCCGAGCGCCCGCTCGCCGCGTCCGTCGCCTAG